A region of the Polynucleobacter asymbioticus genome:
CACGATAAAACTGTTTATGAAACTGCTGCAGGTCAGTAGCACCAATATTAGCGATGCTTTGCACCGTTGGAGAATTGGCTAATGGATAGTTACCGTAAACCGATTTTCTAAAACGACGATCCAGAACTGACTCTGGCTTGGTCTGCGCCTCTTGCAATGCGGTTGTCATTCTTTGCTTCTCACGCGCCAAGATCTTGGCATCGTAGGTGGGCGCACTCAACATGGCTGATGCTAATTGAACGGCACGATCGCGTAGATCTTTACGGCTCAAAGTCCGAATCCGCATAATGGCACGCTCACCACCAACAGAAACGCCGAGGTTTGCACCTAAGTCAGCAATCTCATCAGCAATCTGAGCCTCGCTCAATAAACCCCTCTCTGACCTAGCGCCATAGTTCATCAGGCGTCCAGCCACAGTAGCTAAACCACTCTTGACAGCTGGATCATAGCGATCACCTGCATCAATGCTGATTTCAATATCAATCATCGGCAGGGCTTTGGTTTGAACCAAATAGGCTTGTGCACCCTTGAAAGAGTCTAACTTTTCAATGGGTAATATTGCCTGAGCAGATGCCATCATTCCAACCACCAATGCGATTGTCATGCTGGCTTGCTTGATCAATTCATTTAGCAGCACGATTATCTCCTTGCTTATTCTCGCCCGACTGGCGAGCCTGCGGATCTAATACGGCAACAGTCAAACCTTCATCAACTAAATATTTTTTTGCAACAGCCTGGACTTGCGCAGGGGTAATGGTCTGCATCTTTTCTAGCATCACATCAATATCTCGCCATGAGAATCCTGCCATCTCTGTGCTACCAATTTCCATTGCCTGACCAAAGATTGAATCGCGCTTATAGATTTGATCAGACAGAATGCGTACCTTAATACGCTTGAGTTCCGACTCCAGAATTCCTTTATCACCAACTTCTTTTAAGGCTTTCCGAATACTACTCTCGGCCTGCTCTACTGTTTTGCCTTTAGCCATACTGGTACTAATTAAAAATAGTTCTGGCCCTCTCGAGATCATGTCGTAACCAACACCCACATCATTTACTACACGCTCTTGCTTCACTAGAGTGCGGTTCAAACGAGCATTGTCATAACCATCCAGCACCGCAGCCAGAAGTTCTAGTGCATACGGCTCATCATCGTCTAGCTTACCCGGCTGTAGCTTGGGAACCTTCCATGCCATTGCCAGCTGCGCATTATCTGCAGGTGCCTTGACTTGCACGCGCTTAATACCTTTTTGCACAGGCTCAATCTGTGGCTTGCGATCTGGCAACTCTCTTGCAGAGGCAACCCCATAATATTTTTCTACTGCTTTCAAAATGGCTTTAGGATCCACATCACCTGCAATCACCACTGTTGCATTGTTTGGTTTGTACCAGCTGCGATACCAATCACGTGCATCTACAGCTTTCATATTCATGAGGTCATTCATCCAACCCACTACCGGATGACGATAAGGCGAGCTCATGTAAGCAGTAGCCATGAGTGATTCATTCAGAAGGCTACTAGGGTTGTCTTCAGTACGTAGACGACGCTCTTCCATCACCACCTGAATTTCTTTCAAAAACTCAGCATCATCAAAGTTGAGGTTGGACATTCGATCGGCCTCTAGCTTCATCACCTCATCTAACTTGGATTTTTCAACTTGCTGGAAATAGGCGGTGTAGTCACGGGAGGTAAAAGCATTTTCTCGACCACCAACTGCAGCGACTAAGCGAGAAAATTCCCCCGACTTCACTTTGTTAGTGCCCTTAAACATCATGTGCTCGAGTACATGGGCAACCCCAGTTTTACCGTTGACCTCATCCATGGAGCCAGCACGGTACCAAACCATATGCGCAACCGTCGGAGCCCGATGGTCCTCACGCACAATCAACTTAAGACCGTTAGAGAGTTGAAACTCGTGTGTATTTGCTTGACCTACGTCTGTGGCTGCCCAGGCACTGGGGCAGCAAAGTATGAAATAGAAAGAAAAGCGTAATAAAGTGGAGCGCATCTGTAAGATCACCTATCCCAAGAATTAAATTGATAAGATGCAAGGATTAAATTGTATCGATTATGTTCGGCCTACGTAAAACCCTCGGATCCCTATTCAAATCCAATCAGACTGATGAAGCCTGGTTTGATGCCCTAGAAGAATCGCTCATTCTGAGTGATGTGGGCCTACCCACGACCGAACAACTGATCAGCAAACTTCGTAAGGCTGCCAAATCAGAAAAGGCTAGTAGCCCCGAAGACTTGAAGCAACTACTCATTCAAGAGGTGGCAAGTCTTCTGCAGCCTTTGGAGCCAAAGCCCAATCCTTTGTACGTGCATGATCAAAAGACCATGCCAGAGGTGTGGCTAGTTATCGGCGTCAATGGTGCAGGCAAGACCACCACTATCGGCAAGCTGTGCAAACTCTTTCAGTCGCAAGGCAAATCCGTCTTGCTAGCAGCCGGAGATACTTTCCGTGCAGCAGCTCGTAATCAACTCCTGGAATGGGGTGGTCGCAATCAAGTGGACGTCATCATGCAAGAGAGTGGTGATGCTGCAGCGGTCGCGCATGATGCTATTCATGCGGCGATTTCCCGTAAGAGCGACATACTGATTATTGATACTGCTGGAAGGCTCGCGACTCAAGACCATCTCATGGAAGAGTTGAAGAAGGTTAAAAGAGTCATCGGCAAGGCCCTTCCCGGGGCGCCTCACCAGACTTTGCTCGTTCTTGATGGCAATACCGGTCAAAACGGTTTAAGCCAGGTAAAAGCCTTTCATGCCGCTTTAGGGCTTTCCGCTTTAATCGTGACTAAATTGGATGGTACCGCTAAGGGCGGGGTTATCTGCGCCCTCGCCCACACCCTGAATGATGGGCCAAAACCCGCAGTTTTAGCCCTAGGCAAAGGTGAAGGAATTGACGATTTGGCCCCCTTCACTGCCACCCAATATTCTTCTGAATTATTCAATTAAATCAGTTACTTACAGAAGTAAAAAACCATTAGCACTCTCTTGACAAGAGTGCTAAAATAGAAACTTATTAATACCAAAATATATAAAAAGAAAATGGTTCAAAAGAAAGCATACAAACCGCAATTGCAAGCAAGGCAAACTCTGCCAGCAGCGCAGACTGCTGCGGCTTCGCTTGCCTTTCCGATGCTGCCTTCCCTTGGGGTCGGTACGCTCGACTCTTATATCTCGTACGTAAATCGCGTGCCCATGCTGAGCGCTGCAGAAGAACTGCACCTCGCGCAGGAATTTCGTCGCACTGAAAATGTCGATGCTGCGAAAACTTTAGTTCTCTCACATCTCCGCTTGGTGGTGTCGGTTGCACGTCAATACTTAGGCTATGGCATTCCACACGCCGACCTCATTCAAGAAGGCAATATTGGTTTGATGAAAGCCGTAAAACGCTACGACCCCAACCAAGGTGCACGCTTAGTCTCTTACGCAATCCATTGGATTAAGGCGGAGATTCATGAGTACATCCTCAAGAACTGGCGCTTAGTCAAAGTAGCGACAACTAAAGCACAACGTAAGTTGTTCTTTAACTTACGTAGCAACAAACCTACTCTAGCTGCTCTAACACCAAATGAGGTTGAGGCTTTAGCTAAGGCTTTAGATGTCAAAGGCTCCGACGTGAAAGAAATGGAAATGCGTCTGGCTGGGGGTGATGTTGCCTTAGAAGGCGATGACACTGATGATGATTCAGCTTATGCACCGATTCAGTGGCTAGCTGATAACAGTCAAGAGCCTACTGAGATGATGGCTGCCGCTGCAACCGATGCTTTGCATGGTCCACAGCTTGATCAAGCGCTCATGGCCTTGGATGAGCGTAGTCGCAACATTGTGCAGTCCCGCTGGCTGGCAATGGATGCAGATGGCAATGGTACGAAGACATTGCATGATCTCGCTACTGAATATGGCATCTCTGCAGAGCGTGTTCGCCAGATTGAGACTGCTGCCCTTAAAAAGATGCGTGGCCTCTTGCGAGCTGAGGCTGCTTAAGCAGCCCTCTCTGCAACTTTTACTTCAGTAGTTCTCTCAAGTCTTGCGCCAAGGTATCAGCACCTTGCGCATGCTTGATATAGAGGCGTAAACGTCCCTCTGGATCAAAAGCATAACTTCCAGCTGTGTGATCCATGGTGTATGAACCCGGGCTTGTACCAGGTACCTTCTGGTAATAAATCTTAAAGTCCTTGGTCACTTTTTCTAAAGCTGCTTCATCAGCCGGACGCAAGCCCAAGAAGCGTGAATCAAATGCAGGCACATACTGCTTTAAGATGCTGGCGCTATCTCGCTCAGGATCGACGGTGACAAACAATACTTGTACCTTATCTGCCTGGGGACCCAATATGCTCATGACCTGCTGCATCTCTGTGAGAGTTGTAGGACAAACATCTGGACACTGCGTATACCCAAAGAACATCACCACTGCTTTACCTTTAAAGTCAGCCAAAGTCCTGACTTTGCCATCGGGATCAAGCAGACTAAAGTCAGTGCCAAATGCCTTGCTACCAGTAATGTCGACATTTTTGAAACTCGGCTTGGGGCTGCAGGCTAGCAACGCTACACCAATGAAAGACAGCATCAAGATGCGGGCGAGACGGATGGAGAATGTAGATAAATTCATATTCATCTCAAATGAAATAATGATCGATTAATAGCGCTGCAAACAGTAGAGACAAGTACGTAATTGAAAAACGGAAAGTCTTTTTCGCAAGCTCATCACTATAGGAAACAAATAGAGCAACAACATAAGCTAGGAATATCAGACCCAGAATAATTGCAGAGATTAAATACACTAACCCGCTCATACCGTAGATGTAAGGCAGCAAAGTGGCGGCAATCAAGATTAAGGTGTAAAGCAAAATATTGAGTAGCGTAAAACGTTCGCCATGAGTCACCGGCAACATCGGCAAACCACTTTGCACATAATCATCACGACGATACAAAGCAAGTGCCCAGAAGTGTGGCGGTGTCCAAACAAAAATAATGAGCACCAAGAGCCAAGCTTCGGCAGAGAGGCCATTAGTGACGGCAGCCCAACCTAAGGCGGGTGGCATAGCACCAGAAAGCCCACCAATCACAATATTCTGTGGTGTGGCAGGCTTCAGTAGCCAGGTGTAAATCACGGCGTAACCAACAAAGGTAGCTACGGTGAGCCACATTGTTAATGGATTACAGAATTTCCACAAAATGACCATTCCCAAGCTACCGAGAACGATCGAGAAAATAGTAATGTGTAAAGGCGTGACTTCGCCAGTTGCAGATGGCCTCCAAGAGGTACGCTTCATTTTGGCATCGACGGCCTGCTCAATCAAACAGTTCATCGCAAATGCTGCGCCTGCCAACAACCAAATACCGACAATGCCACCAATCAGAACTGGATAGGGAACCATGCCAGGGGTAGCCAAGAACATCCCGATCACTGCGCAGAAGACTGCCAGCTGAGTAACGCGTGGCTTGGTAAGAACCCAGTATTGACGCCAACGTGGCATCACTACAGGCGCGGAGGAGGTGGGGCTGCTCATAATGATTTAACCATCTTAATATGAATGGGGGCACTCCAGGCAGACCATTGAGTCAGGCGAACCAAACAGAAAACCAGCGCAGCAGAGCCAGCGGTATGCATTAAGGCAGCAAGGAGCGGCCACTGAAAGACTACATTGGAAATGCCTGTCAGAGCTTGAAGAATCAATAAGCTGAGTAATAGTTTGGCAATTCTACCCATTCCAGATAATTGAGAATTGCTTAACTGGAGAGCGCTGGCTCCCAAAAGACCGAGAGCTGTTACGGCAACTACAGCAAATACACGATGTGCCCAGTGAATCGTTTGTAAGGCGACAGGAGAAATAGATTCACCTTGAGCATTCAGTCCTAGGGCACGCCAAAAAGTGAAGCCCTCATGCCAATCTGTCTCTGGAAAAAACGTTCCCATGCAGGTCGGAAAATCTGGGCAGGCTAATACAGCGTAATTCGTACTTACCCACGCACCTAAAAAGATTTGAATGCACAAAGTTGCTGAGGCGAGTAGGAGCAACTTTGCAGAAAGCGGCTTACTCTGAATGCGAAGAGCCGAGGAAGCTTTCTCTTCCCAGTCTTGCTGCGCATAAATCGTTAAACAAGCCAGCAACACTAAAGCCAGCATCAAATGAATAGTCACGATGATAGGTTGCAATTTAAGTGTGACTGTCCAAGCACCAAACGCACCTTGAATACACACTAAAACTAACAAGCCAAGGCTACCTAGTAGAGGATTTTTTTCCAAGCTGCGCAACTTGCTCCAGGCTACTGCCACCTGAATCAAAATCAAGGCTCCGACTGTCATTGCTAAATAGCGATGAATCATTTCTATCCAAGCCTTCATGACTGTGACGGGGCCAGTAGGCATATTCGCTTCAGCTTGCTGTATCTCACCGATTGCATGCCATGGATTTGATGTGCCATAGCAACCTGGCCAATCTGGGCAACCGAGACCAGAGTCCGTAAGGCGGGTAAAGGCACCAAACACAATCAAGTCGAAGGTCATAAAGACTAAAACCCAATTGAGCTTTTGGAAAAAGTTATAAGTCGGTCTAGTCCAGAGATAAACCAAAGGTAGTCCCGCAAAAATAATTGCAATTGCAGCTAACTCAGCGAGCAATAACAAACTACTCATTGCAATTTTTCGCCCTTGCGATTGAGGCGCAACAGTTTCTCGAGATCCTTTTTGATGCTGCCAAACTCTTTCGGAGAGTTTGTCACTGGAAAGAACATCATCTTGGCTGGGCTTGGGTCAATCAACTGAATCTTCTGACCTGCGCCATCGCGATTAAGCCAAGCATCAAATTCAGCCTTCAGCTGAGGGTCTGTTGGCAAACTGAGGATCTGAAATCCTGCCGTTTTTTGATCGTAGGCCAGCAATACCTCTGGATCAATTGGCTTTCCGTCTGTATTCACCCAAACTAATTGAACACGACTACTTTCGCGACCAACTGCGATGCGCAACTGGCGCATCAGAAATAAGGCCTCAAGACAAGATTCGTTTTTAATAGTGCATTCACCAGCCGGCCTCGCCACTAGCAAGGTCCACTTTCCATTAAAAGGAATATCAAACCATGCGGGGTTTACTTCTTGAACAGGTTGAACCAGGGTCCCGAAGTTCGTTTTTCCACCCTCCGGCTTAAAAACGTAATACGCCAAGTAGGAGGCGATCACTGGTGCGGCGCAGGCAAGCAACAACAGCAGCATCTGAATACGGCCACGTCGAGTTTGTGCATTAATCGCAGATGCATCTGTTTGTGATGCTGGAATCAATAGCTCTTTATCACTCACCCTTTATCTCCATTCGCAGCAAGCTCTCGCCGATATTTCATGAGCCCATTAATGAGCCAAAATAAAAACCCAGTAAATGCTAAAGCAAACCACTGGAATGCATAAGCATAATGGCGATCGACTCCGTTCGTTGGGGAAGGCCAATTTCTGAGTAAACCATCCTCTTTCGAGGAGCCAGACTCTCGAACGATGAAAGGAAGTTGCTGCCATTGATGAGTCTGAGCTTCAAGACCCAAATCAAAATTTTGCTCAATCCGAGGACTTGATTGCGTAGCGTCCTTTTTGCCCAACTCATAAACCCTTCCGGGGTGAGGGAAAGCAACTCCCTCAATAGCCACCTCGTTACCCACGGTTTTCACTGAGGGTAACTCAACGCGATTTTCGCCATTGCGAGGTGCCCAACCACGATTAACCCAAAGCACAGCCTCCTGACCATCCAATTTCATGGGCATCATCACATAAAAGCCTGATTGCCCAGATCCGCCAGTAGCACCCTCTGGAATCGGCTTGGGGCGGTTATCGAGCCAAATAGCCTCATCTGGCATAAAACGCCCCCGGGCAAGAATCCGGCGTTCTGTAGCCTGCTCTAAGCTCAAGCTGTCTGTGTTGGCATTGAGAATGGGCATTTGGAGTTTGGCTGCTAAAGACTGGCCCAAACGAATCTTTTGGTCTGCTCGATTTAACTGCCAGATACCAGCACCACAGCCCACTAAAATCACCAGAAGGGCTGATAAAGTAGCGACTATACGACTAGTAATTAAGCTAGAAAACATATTCACAGGGGTATTTTGAGATGAAATGGATTATTCCAGTTGCACTGCTAATGATTGTAGGGAGCTTGGGCTCTGCACTCTACTTCATGATGAAAGACAAAGGCGGGAGCTCAAGAATGGTTCAGTCTCTCATGCTGCGTATTGGACTTTCAATAGTTCTGTTTCTTGGCATCTTGATTGCCCACTACTTTGGCTATATTGAAGCTACCGGTGTTCGGGTAGGAACAAACTAGGCAAAATAAAAACGGCAACCCAAAACAAATCGGGGCTTAACGCCCCGATTTTTATTTCCTTACATCCAGTAAACAGCGATGTAGAGGCCAAGCCAGACGACGTCAACGAAGTGCCAGTACCAAGCAGCACCTTCAAAGGCAAAATGGTTTTCAGCAGTAAAGTCACCACGGATCATACGACGCAACACAATCGCCAACATCAAGCCGCCAAGGAATACGTGGAAACCATGGAAGCCGGTCAACATAAAGAATGTTGAGCCATAGATACCTGAAGTTAGTTTCAAATTCAGGTCAGCATAAGCGTGATAGTACTCATAAACCTGGAAACCTAGGAAGATAAGGCCCAGTAGAACCGTAGCCGCCAAGCCATTAATGGCTTGCTTCATATGGTTCTCACGAATTGCATGGTGAGCGTAAGTCACTGTTACACCTGAGCTCAGGAGCAATAAGGTATTGATGGTTGGAATTGGCCACGGACCCATGGTCGTGAATTTCTCTACCAAGCCAGCTGGGCCATCATTAGGCCAAACAGCCTGGAAGTCAGGCCAAATTAATTTGCTTTCGACATCACCCATCCAAGGCATCGCAATGTTGCGTGCATAGAACAAAGCCGCAAAGAATGCGCCGAAGAACATAATCTCTGAAAAGATGAACCAAGCCATCGACCAGCGATAAGAAATATCTACGTTCACACCATTTTTGCCAGCATTAGACTCAGCAATAGTGTCCCCAAACCAGTTGTACAAAACGAATATCACCCAGAGCACACCGACTGCAGTTACTGGGCCGCCCCAAGCTGCATGGTTTACCCAACCAGACATACCGGCGCCAAAAGCAAGCAAACCTAAGGCCGCCGACGCTGGATGACTGGATAGTCCAGGAACGAAATAGTAAGGGGTTGAATTGGATGACATCTTATTCTCTCTATTCAATCAAAAAATAATCAATGGGATACAACTGCTTTAACTATCAACAGGAGTATGCCCATAAAAATCAAGGCACCCACAACTCCCGCAATAACAATGTGGACAAAACTTAATGAAGCTACATCTTCCTGCAATCCTGATTTTTTACGCACGCCCAAGAAGGCCCACAATACAGCGATCATCGATTGCATAAAAGTACTTTTCTTACTCATGACGCCGTTTTCGATTTAGGAGTTGTTGAGCCTGCTGGCTGCTGACCAACCCCCAATTCAAAGAAGGTGTACGACAAGGTAATGGTTTTCACATCAGCGGGTAGTCCCGCATCAATCACAAACACCACTGGCATCTTCTTCATTTCATGAGGCGCCAAAGTTTGCTGCTGAAAACAAAAACAATCTAACTTAGTGAAGAACTCCATGGCACTTTTAGGTGCGTAACTCGGAATAGCTTGAGCGTCTACAGAGCGGCTCAAATTATTTGTTACCTCATAAACAATCTCGGTCATTTCGCCAGGATGAACTTCTAAAAAGTTTTTTACTGGGCGAAACGTAAAAGGTCCGCGGCTATTGGAATCAAACTCGATAGTCACCTTACGGGAATAGTCCACTTGAGTATTGCCAACCTTATTGGCGCTATAGGCTCGAATCCCGTAATCGTTCTTGCTAGTGACGACGTTAATACCGGTCACTTCGCACAAAGCTTTATACATTGGCACTAGTGCATAACCAAAACCAAACATCATCACTGAAGCGATCAAGAGCTTCAGCAAGATTTGGCGGTTAACGGAGGCAATAGCAGACATGATTATTCAGCGGGCTTTAACCCAATAAGCCCCGTTTAATCAGGATGCCGAGGAAGAACACGACGACGACACTTAAAAGAATAAAACCCAATCTGCGGTTACTGGCAGATTGGGATTTGTGTGCGGCTAGTTTAGATTCCTGCAGCATGTAACTCTGCAGCAGTTGGAGGTGTTTCAAATGTGTGGTGTGGCGCTGGTGATGGCACTGTCCACTCCAAACCTTTAGCACCATCCCATGGCTTCATTGAAGCTTTTTCGCCCTTGCCGTTGTAAGCTGGCAAAACAACGAAAAGCAAGAAGTAAACCTGAGACAAACCAAAACCAAGCGCGCCAATAGAGGCAATCGTGTTGAAATCAGCGAACTGAGTTGGGTAGTCAGCGTAACGACGTGGCATACCTGCTAAGCCCAAGAAGTGCATTGGGAAGAAGGTGATGTTAAAGAAAATCATGGAAGTCCAGAAATGGATCTTGCCGCGAGTTTCATTAGCCATGTAGCCAGTCCACTTTGGACACCAGTAATAGAAACCAGCAAACATGGCAAACAATGAGCCAGCTACCAAAACATAGTGGAAGTGGGCAACTACGTAGTATGTATCTTGTAAGCCAATATCAATTGGTGCCATCGCTAGAATCAATCCAGTGAAGCCACCCATTGTGAATACGAAAATAAATCCAACTGACCACAACATTGGAGTTTCAAAGGTCATGGAACCTTTCCACATAGTTGCAACCCAGTTAAAAATCTTGACGCCTGTTGGAACTGCAATCAACATCGTGGCGTACATAAAGAACAGTTGGCCAGTAACCGGCATACCAGTTGCAAACATGTGGTGAGCCCAAACGATGAATGACAAGATCGCA
Encoded here:
- the rpoH gene encoding RNA polymerase sigma factor RpoH codes for the protein MVQKKAYKPQLQARQTLPAAQTAAASLAFPMLPSLGVGTLDSYISYVNRVPMLSAAEELHLAQEFRRTENVDAAKTLVLSHLRLVVSVARQYLGYGIPHADLIQEGNIGLMKAVKRYDPNQGARLVSYAIHWIKAEIHEYILKNWRLVKVATTKAQRKLFFNLRSNKPTLAALTPNEVEALAKALDVKGSDVKEMEMRLAGGDVALEGDDTDDDSAYAPIQWLADNSQEPTEMMAAAATDALHGPQLDQALMALDERSRNIVQSRWLAMDADGNGTKTLHDLATEYGISAERVRQIETAALKKMRGLLRAEAA
- a CDS encoding twin transmembrane helix small protein, which encodes MKWIIPVALLMIVGSLGSALYFMMKDKGGSSRMVQSLMLRIGLSIVLFLGILIAHYFGYIEATGVRVGTN
- a CDS encoding SCO family protein, whose amino-acid sequence is MNLSTFSIRLARILMLSFIGVALLACSPKPSFKNVDITGSKAFGTDFSLLDPDGKVRTLADFKGKAVVMFFGYTQCPDVCPTTLTEMQQVMSILGPQADKVQVLFVTVDPERDSASILKQYVPAFDSRFLGLRPADEAALEKVTKDFKIYYQKVPGTSPGSYTMDHTAGSYAFDPEGRLRLYIKHAQGADTLAQDLRELLK
- the cyoE gene encoding heme o synthase, translating into MSSPTSSAPVVMPRWRQYWVLTKPRVTQLAVFCAVIGMFLATPGMVPYPVLIGGIVGIWLLAGAAFAMNCLIEQAVDAKMKRTSWRPSATGEVTPLHITIFSIVLGSLGMVILWKFCNPLTMWLTVATFVGYAVIYTWLLKPATPQNIVIGGLSGAMPPALGWAAVTNGLSAEAWLLVLIIFVWTPPHFWALALYRRDDYVQSGLPMLPVTHGERFTLLNILLYTLILIAATLLPYIYGMSGLVYLISAIILGLIFLAYVVALFVSYSDELAKKTFRFSITYLSLLFAALLIDHYFI
- a CDS encoding COX15/CtaA family protein — its product is MSSLLLLAELAAIAIIFAGLPLVYLWTRPTYNFFQKLNWVLVFMTFDLIVFGAFTRLTDSGLGCPDWPGCYGTSNPWHAIGEIQQAEANMPTGPVTVMKAWIEMIHRYLAMTVGALILIQVAVAWSKLRSLEKNPLLGSLGLLVLVCIQGAFGAWTVTLKLQPIIVTIHLMLALVLLACLTIYAQQDWEEKASSALRIQSKPLSAKLLLLASATLCIQIFLGAWVSTNYAVLACPDFPTCMGTFFPETDWHEGFTFWRALGLNAQGESISPVALQTIHWAHRVFAVVAVTALGLLGASALQLSNSQLSGMGRIAKLLLSLLILQALTGISNVVFQWPLLAALMHTAGSAALVFCLVRLTQWSAWSAPIHIKMVKSL
- a CDS encoding cytochrome c oxidase assembly protein; the protein is MSAIASVNRQILLKLLIASVMMFGFGYALVPMYKALCEVTGINVVTSKNDYGIRAYSANKVGNTQVDYSRKVTIEFDSNSRGPFTFRPVKNFLEVHPGEMTEIVYEVTNNLSRSVDAQAIPSYAPKSAMEFFTKLDCFCFQQQTLAPHEMKKMPVVFVIDAGLPADVKTITLSYTFFELGVGQQPAGSTTPKSKTAS
- a CDS encoding SURF1 family protein; protein product: MFSSLITSRIVATLSALLVILVGCGAGIWQLNRADQKIRLGQSLAAKLQMPILNANTDSLSLEQATERRILARGRFMPDEAIWLDNRPKPIPEGATGGSGQSGFYVMMPMKLDGQEAVLWVNRGWAPRNGENRVELPSVKTVGNEVAIEGVAFPHPGRVYELGKKDATQSSPRIEQNFDLGLEAQTHQWQQLPFIVRESGSSKEDGLLRNWPSPTNGVDRHYAYAFQWFALAFTGFLFWLINGLMKYRRELAANGDKG
- a CDS encoding M16 family metallopeptidase, with translation MRSTLLRFSFYFILCCPSAWAATDVGQANTHEFQLSNGLKLIVREDHRAPTVAHMVWYRAGSMDEVNGKTGVAHVLEHMMFKGTNKVKSGEFSRLVAAVGGRENAFTSRDYTAYFQQVEKSKLDEVMKLEADRMSNLNFDDAEFLKEIQVVMEERRLRTEDNPSSLLNESLMATAYMSSPYRHPVVGWMNDLMNMKAVDARDWYRSWYKPNNATVVIAGDVDPKAILKAVEKYYGVASARELPDRKPQIEPVQKGIKRVQVKAPADNAQLAMAWKVPKLQPGKLDDDEPYALELLAAVLDGYDNARLNRTLVKQERVVNDVGVGYDMISRGPELFLISTSMAKGKTVEQAESSIRKALKEVGDKGILESELKRIKVRILSDQIYKRDSIFGQAMEIGSTEMAGFSWRDIDVMLEKMQTITPAQVQAVAKKYLVDEGLTVAVLDPQARQSGENKQGDNRAAK
- a CDS encoding DUF2970 domain-containing protein, translated to MSKKSTFMQSMIAVLWAFLGVRKKSGLQEDVASLSFVHIVIAGVVGALIFMGILLLIVKAVVSH
- a CDS encoding cytochrome oxidase small assembly protein, whose product is MVLKVWSGQCHHQRHTTHLKHLQLLQSYMLQESKLAAHKSQSASNRRLGFILLSVVVVFFLGILIKRGLLG
- the ftsY gene encoding signal recognition particle-docking protein FtsY is translated as MFGLRKTLGSLFKSNQTDEAWFDALEESLILSDVGLPTTEQLISKLRKAAKSEKASSPEDLKQLLIQEVASLLQPLEPKPNPLYVHDQKTMPEVWLVIGVNGAGKTTTIGKLCKLFQSQGKSVLLAAGDTFRAAARNQLLEWGGRNQVDVIMQESGDAAAVAHDAIHAAISRKSDILIIDTAGRLATQDHLMEELKKVKRVIGKALPGAPHQTLLVLDGNTGQNGLSQVKAFHAALGLSALIVTKLDGTAKGGVICALAHTLNDGPKPAVLALGKGEGIDDLAPFTATQYSSELFN
- a CDS encoding cytochrome c oxidase subunit 3, producing the protein MSSNSTPYYFVPGLSSHPASAALGLLAFGAGMSGWVNHAAWGGPVTAVGVLWVIFVLYNWFGDTIAESNAGKNGVNVDISYRWSMAWFIFSEIMFFGAFFAALFYARNIAMPWMGDVESKLIWPDFQAVWPNDGPAGLVEKFTTMGPWPIPTINTLLLLSSGVTVTYAHHAIRENHMKQAINGLAATVLLGLIFLGFQVYEYYHAYADLNLKLTSGIYGSTFFMLTGFHGFHVFLGGLMLAIVLRRMIRGDFTAENHFAFEGAAWYWHFVDVVWLGLYIAVYWM